The following are encoded together in the Magnetospirillum gryphiswaldense MSR-1 v2 genome:
- the mamK gene encoding MamK family actin-like protein has protein sequence MSEGEGQAKNRLFLGIDLGTSHTAVMTSRGKKFLLKSVVGYPKDVIGLKLLGRPYVVGDEAFEMRSYLDLRYPLQDGVLSEISDRDIEVARHLLTHVVKSAEPGANDEICAVIGVPARASGANKALLLKMAQEVVHTALVVSEPFMVGYGLDKLNNTIIVDIGAGTTDICALKGTVPGPEDQVTLTKAGNYLDERLQNAILERHPELQMNTNVACAVKEQFSFVGARGEAATFEFRAAGKPVRCDVTESVKIACEALMPDIIESIEILLRSFQPEYQATVLQNIVFAGGGSRIRGLAAYVKDKLRPFGNADVTCVKDPTFDGCRGALRLAEELPPQYWCQLGDVSGQ, from the coding sequence ATGAGTGAAGGTGAAGGCCAGGCCAAGAACAGGTTGTTCCTTGGCATCGACCTTGGGACTTCCCATACCGCGGTGATGACGAGCCGGGGAAAGAAGTTCCTGCTGAAGTCAGTGGTTGGATACCCGAAGGATGTCATTGGCTTGAAGCTGCTCGGTCGCCCCTATGTGGTTGGCGATGAAGCCTTCGAGATGCGCTCCTATCTGGATCTCCGCTATCCGCTCCAGGACGGTGTGCTCAGCGAGATCAGTGACCGCGACATCGAGGTGGCGCGTCACCTGCTGACCCATGTGGTGAAGTCGGCGGAGCCGGGCGCCAACGACGAGATTTGCGCGGTCATCGGCGTGCCGGCCCGAGCGTCGGGAGCCAACAAGGCGCTGTTGCTTAAGATGGCCCAAGAAGTGGTTCACACCGCGCTGGTGGTATCCGAGCCGTTCATGGTCGGCTATGGCTTGGACAAGCTGAACAATACCATCATTGTCGATATCGGCGCCGGGACCACGGATATCTGCGCCCTAAAGGGCACCGTGCCCGGACCCGAGGATCAGGTGACCCTGACCAAGGCGGGCAATTATCTGGACGAGCGCCTGCAGAACGCCATTTTGGAACGCCATCCCGAATTGCAAATGAATACGAATGTGGCCTGCGCGGTGAAAGAGCAATTTTCATTCGTCGGCGCGCGCGGCGAAGCAGCCACCTTCGAGTTCCGCGCCGCCGGCAAGCCCGTGCGTTGCGATGTGACCGAATCGGTAAAGATCGCCTGCGAAGCGCTGATGCCCGATATCATTGAAAGCATCGAGATTTTGTTGCGGTCCTTCCAGCCGGAATATCAGGCCACCGTGCTGCAAAATATCGTATTTGCCGGCGGCGGCTCGCGGATTCGCGGTTTGGCAGCCTATGTGAAAGATAAACTGCGCCCGTTCGGCAATGCGGACGTGACTTGCGTCAAGGACCCGACTTTTGATGGTTGCCGGGGCGCTCTGCGGCTGGCAGAAGAACTTCCGCCCCAGTATTGGTGTCAGCTTGGTGACGTTTCCGGTCAGTGA
- the mamJ gene encoding magnetosome protein MamJ — protein sequence MAKNRRDRGTDLPGDGDQKISTGPEIVSVTVHPSPNLAAAAKPVQGDIWASLLESSPWSANQGGLVETAQPPSAPIRSQDPVPVADLVNRWSQPIWRTAPLAGNAESSEEGVVAPSLTQSDSVLAVSDLVIDVQPETDAEVEVSIEPEPALVEPVIEIEAEAAEVEPEPAPVADLVNRWAQPIWRTAPLAGNAESSEEGVVAPSLTQSDSVLAVSDLVIDVQPEANAEVEVSIEPEPALVEPVIEIEAEAAEVEPEPAPVEPVIEIEAEAAEVEPEPAPVEPVIEIEAEAAEVEPEPAPVEPAIEIEAIRVELEPVLIDEVVELVTEFEYSQAESVASADLIANPAPAESSRLAELLDEAAAIAAPAVAVAVEATRQPNKITASVKKRAPVQEVPVEDLLGGIFGVAGSAVRGVFTIGGGFVDGVVKGGRLVGSNVVAGTRRLAQTIEVSCGSCSSPKCDAEDKNK from the coding sequence ATGGCAAAAAACCGGCGTGATCGCGGCACGGACCTTCCTGGCGATGGCGATCAAAAGATCTCGACGGGGCCGGAGATTGTTTCGGTGACGGTCCATCCCTCGCCGAACCTTGCTGCGGCGGCCAAGCCGGTGCAGGGCGACATTTGGGCTAGCTTGCTTGAAAGTTCGCCGTGGTCAGCTAATCAAGGGGGGCTGGTCGAGACGGCACAACCTCCTTCCGCCCCCATTCGTTCCCAGGACCCTGTGCCGGTTGCCGATCTGGTCAACCGTTGGTCACAGCCGATCTGGCGAACAGCCCCGCTGGCCGGGAATGCAGAATCCTCTGAGGAGGGCGTCGTAGCTCCTTCGCTGACGCAGTCGGATTCTGTGCTTGCCGTGTCTGATCTGGTGATTGATGTCCAGCCGGAAACGGATGCCGAGGTTGAAGTTTCCATCGAGCCGGAACCCGCGCTGGTCGAGCCGGTGATCGAGATCGAAGCCGAAGCCGCCGAAGTCGAGCCGGAACCTGCGCCGGTTGCCGATCTGGTCAACCGTTGGGCACAGCCGATCTGGCGAACAGCCCCGCTGGCCGGGAATGCAGAATCCTCTGAGGAGGGCGTCGTAGCTCCTTCGCTGACGCAGTCGGATTCTGTGCTTGCCGTGTCTGATCTGGTGATTGATGTCCAGCCGGAAGCGAATGCCGAGGTTGAAGTTTCCATCGAGCCGGAACCCGCGCTGGTCGAGCCGGTGATCGAGATCGAAGCCGAAGCCGCCGAAGTCGAGCCGGAACCCGCGCCGGTTGAGCCGGTGATCGAGATCGAAGCCGAAGCCGCCGAAGTCGAGCCGGAACCCGCGCCGGTCGAGCCGGTGATCGAGATCGAAGCCGAAGCCGCCGAAGTCGAGCCGGAACCCGCGCCGGTTGAGCCGGCGATCGAGATCGAAGCCATCAGGGTTGAACTGGAACCTGTCCTTATCGACGAGGTAGTCGAGTTGGTGACCGAGTTCGAGTATTCGCAGGCGGAGAGCGTTGCATCAGCGGATTTGATCGCTAATCCCGCACCTGCTGAAAGCTCCCGTCTTGCCGAGCTTCTGGATGAGGCTGCTGCTATTGCTGCTCCCGCCGTTGCTGTGGCGGTCGAAGCCACCCGCCAGCCTAACAAGATCACCGCGTCAGTTAAGAAGCGCGCCCCGGTTCAGGAAGTTCCCGTGGAAGACCTTCTGGGGGGGATTTTCGGCGTCGCCGGATCGGCGGTGCGGGGTGTGTTCACTATTGGCGGCGGATTCGTCGATGGAGTGGTCAAGGGAGGCCGCCTCGTTGGAAGCAATGTGGTCGCCGGGACGCGCCGGTTGGCGCAAACTATCGAGGTAAGTTGCGGTAGTTGTTCATCGCCGAAATGTGATGCTGAAGATAAGAATAAATAG
- the mamE gene encoding magnetosome formation protease MamE: MTMFNGDVEDGGRSNVSCGKDLKRYLMLMGVVALVVLFGAFIYRQSSGGLRLGAMMEQMTGARGAVNVPAQHGAPSAVVDPAMSVPARARVAPPSAAGAIATFPPVVDFGPAPVVSGGPFTGVVTLLRNSVVSVTASSSGGQVMPDPLGLVNPDGLPRFANPTTRSVENIGTGVIVRNDGFIVTNYHVVRGANSVYVTVKDDVGSIRYSGEIVKMDEALDLALLKITPKVQLTAAVLGDSDAVNVADEVIAIGTPFGLDMTVSRGIISAKRKTMVIEGMTHSNLLQTDAAINQGNSGGPLVAANGTVVGINTAIYTPNGAFAGIGFAVPSNQARLFALDEVGWLPTSTAEGPAMGLVAMQRPMGVGVGAAGPVIAAGTPSPHVDGRQNMDCSNCHDIIPAGNGFQAPMMPVAAPVPPPPIPANAVSPHTDGRQNMTCNTCHQFVGGAAAGPIAFGQPMMPIAAPQQPAPAIRANAANPHTDGRQNMNCASCHQIIGSVGAAPIAAPGAGGAYRFSQPPGSLAINIQGPRGGQGAVAGSGGSRASLLGAALTPLTQRLGLQANLPAGRGVFVNGVTPNTPAASAGLRPGDVILKVDGRPVHQPEEVAAIMAEMPNGRSVRIGVLRAGDVSNMSLVTGPSGLAAAVVQAPTAPVVMAGGAPTVPGVQPVIPKVPTEFNWLGMEIETFMAPQPVVGMPGATPVAGGGKGAQVAEVLAGSRAAVAGLQANDLIIEVNNRPVTSPARLDAAIKAATAAGQQILLKVHRNGQEFWIVL; this comes from the coding sequence ATGACCATGTTCAATGGTGATGTGGAAGACGGTGGCCGTTCCAATGTCTCTTGCGGCAAAGACCTGAAGCGCTACCTGATGCTCATGGGCGTTGTCGCCCTGGTCGTCCTGTTCGGCGCGTTCATCTATCGGCAGTCCTCGGGCGGTCTTCGCCTGGGCGCCATGATGGAGCAGATGACAGGCGCACGCGGCGCAGTGAACGTTCCTGCGCAGCATGGCGCGCCGTCGGCGGTGGTCGATCCGGCGATGTCGGTTCCGGCTAGGGCGCGCGTGGCGCCGCCCTCGGCTGCCGGTGCTATCGCGACCTTCCCTCCGGTGGTGGATTTTGGACCGGCCCCGGTGGTGAGCGGTGGCCCGTTCACCGGCGTCGTAACCCTTCTGCGCAATAGCGTGGTTAGCGTGACCGCCTCCTCATCCGGCGGCCAAGTCATGCCCGATCCCTTGGGGTTGGTCAATCCCGACGGTCTTCCCCGTTTCGCCAATCCCACCACTCGGTCGGTGGAGAATATCGGCACCGGCGTTATCGTCCGCAATGACGGCTTCATCGTCACCAATTACCATGTGGTGCGCGGGGCCAATTCGGTGTACGTCACCGTAAAGGACGATGTGGGTTCGATCCGCTATTCCGGCGAGATCGTCAAGATGGATGAGGCGCTGGATCTCGCTTTGCTCAAGATCACCCCCAAGGTCCAGCTTACCGCTGCGGTTCTGGGCGACAGCGATGCGGTGAACGTCGCTGACGAGGTGATCGCCATCGGGACTCCCTTCGGCCTGGATATGACCGTCAGCCGCGGCATCATTTCCGCCAAGCGCAAAACCATGGTCATCGAAGGGATGACGCACTCCAACCTGCTGCAGACCGACGCGGCGATCAATCAGGGTAATTCCGGCGGTCCACTGGTGGCGGCCAACGGCACGGTCGTCGGCATCAATACGGCAATCTATACCCCCAATGGTGCGTTTGCTGGGATCGGCTTTGCCGTGCCCAGCAATCAGGCCCGCCTTTTCGCACTGGATGAAGTGGGCTGGTTGCCGACATCCACCGCCGAGGGGCCGGCCATGGGACTGGTGGCCATGCAGCGGCCCATGGGTGTCGGTGTCGGTGCGGCAGGTCCGGTGATTGCTGCGGGTACTCCGTCGCCGCATGTGGATGGCCGCCAGAACATGGATTGCAGCAATTGTCACGATATTATTCCCGCCGGTAATGGTTTCCAGGCGCCGATGATGCCCGTGGCTGCTCCCGTGCCGCCACCGCCGATTCCCGCGAATGCCGTATCACCTCACACCGATGGTCGGCAAAACATGACCTGCAACACATGCCACCAGTTCGTCGGTGGTGCGGCAGCCGGTCCGATCGCCTTTGGCCAACCGATGATGCCCATTGCCGCACCGCAGCAACCCGCACCGGCGATTCGGGCCAATGCCGCCAACCCTCACACGGACGGTCGGCAGAACATGAACTGCGCCAGCTGCCATCAGATCATCGGCTCCGTCGGCGCGGCTCCCATCGCCGCGCCGGGAGCTGGGGGCGCCTATCGCTTTTCCCAGCCGCCAGGGAGCCTGGCCATCAATATCCAGGGGCCGCGCGGTGGGCAGGGGGCTGTTGCCGGAAGTGGTGGTAGCCGGGCCTCGCTCCTGGGGGCGGCTTTGACCCCCTTGACCCAGCGTCTGGGGCTGCAGGCTAACCTGCCTGCTGGTCGCGGGGTGTTCGTGAACGGCGTTACTCCCAATACCCCTGCCGCATCTGCGGGGCTGCGTCCTGGCGACGTTATCCTCAAAGTCGATGGCCGTCCCGTGCATCAACCCGAGGAAGTGGCAGCCATCATGGCCGAGATGCCCAACGGTCGTTCGGTGCGAATCGGAGTCCTGCGTGCCGGCGATGTGAGCAACATGTCTCTTGTCACCGGCCCATCGGGTCTGGCGGCTGCCGTGGTTCAGGCACCTACGGCTCCGGTCGTGATGGCGGGGGGCGCTCCCACGGTTCCTGGCGTTCAGCCTGTTATTCCGAAGGTGCCGACCGAGTTCAACTGGCTGGGGATGGAGATCGAGACTTTTATGGCTCCGCAGCCGGTGGTCGGCATGCCGGGCGCTACTCCTGTTGCCGGGGGGGGTAAAGGGGCTCAGGTGGCCGAGGTGTTGGCCGGATCACGCGCCGCAGTGGCGGGGCTTCAGGCCAATGATCTTATCATCGAGGTAAATAATCGGCCGGTGACAAGCCCCGCTCGGCTTGATGCCGCCATTAAGGCGGCGACGGCCGCCGGGCAGCAGATTTTGCTCAAGGTCCATCGCAATGGCCAAGAGTTCTGGATTGTTCTTTGA
- the mamI gene encoding magnetosome protein MamI: protein MPSVIFGLLALAIGLLGLTAWWWSVTEFLRGAVPVALIIFGLVALAAGVQSVRVPPAGKRANSDPNIDG, encoded by the coding sequence ATGCCAAGCGTGATTTTCGGGCTGCTGGCGCTTGCCATTGGATTGCTGGGGCTGACGGCGTGGTGGTGGTCGGTGACCGAGTTTCTGCGTGGTGCGGTGCCGGTGGCTCTGATCATCTTCGGCTTGGTTGCGCTGGCCGCAGGGGTCCAGTCGGTGCGAGTGCCTCCTGCCGGTAAGAGGGCGAACTCAGACCCTAACATCGATGGTTGA